One genomic segment of Paenibacillus xylanexedens includes these proteins:
- a CDS encoding MFS transporter: MNKKVYVLAIAAFVVGTVELILGGILDLIATDLHLSLAKAGYLISIFSLVYALSAPILLNMTARFERKKVYMCTLFVFLISNLISAFSSSFYMLMAGRALGAATGSLIFVLSLTLAARIVEPQYKGRAVGIITMGGSASLILGVPLGIFVGNLAGWREVFMLIAILTAVVMVAIWIAMDRVQPIPAVSLKKQLTALWNPKMLAIHATTLLVLAGHLTLYAYFTPFLQETLGASATMVTFIYMMFGIAAVAGGGIGGMLSDRLHPAKAIIIVLIPFIVSMAVIPFSVGLPLIAFLLLLSIWSALSWTVTPVQNSLIIKTSPETAETLISTNSGIAHAGIALGTYIGGMVIDHSSILNTGWVGSVLILLGLVSAIYAISVKEKTVQAVA, from the coding sequence ATGAACAAGAAAGTATATGTGCTTGCTATCGCAGCATTTGTGGTCGGAACCGTTGAACTGATTTTGGGCGGAATTCTGGACCTGATTGCTACGGATCTTCATCTTTCCCTGGCGAAAGCCGGGTATTTAATCTCTATTTTCTCACTTGTCTATGCGTTGTCAGCGCCGATTTTATTAAATATGACGGCCAGATTCGAGCGAAAAAAGGTATATATGTGTACGCTGTTTGTATTTCTGATTAGTAATCTGATCTCCGCATTTAGTTCCAGCTTTTATATGCTGATGGCGGGCAGAGCACTCGGAGCCGCCACGGGATCACTTATTTTTGTGCTCTCCCTGACCCTTGCAGCTCGCATTGTGGAACCACAGTATAAAGGACGCGCCGTGGGGATCATTACCATGGGAGGTAGTGCATCACTTATCCTGGGTGTACCTCTTGGAATCTTTGTAGGTAACCTGGCAGGCTGGCGTGAGGTGTTTATGTTGATCGCTATTCTCACAGCAGTGGTCATGGTAGCCATCTGGATTGCGATGGATCGTGTGCAGCCTATTCCTGCTGTATCCCTGAAGAAACAGCTTACGGCTCTGTGGAATCCAAAAATGTTGGCAATCCATGCTACGACTTTGCTTGTGCTTGCAGGTCATTTGACTTTATATGCGTATTTCACACCATTTCTGCAAGAAACGCTGGGTGCCAGCGCCACGATGGTTACCTTTATCTATATGATGTTTGGGATCGCCGCTGTTGCAGGTGGAGGCATCGGAGGCATGTTGTCCGATCGTCTGCATCCTGCTAAAGCCATTATCATTGTGCTGATTCCCTTTATCGTGAGTATGGCTGTCATTCCGTTCAGTGTGGGATTGCCTTTGATCGCCTTCTTGCTGTTGTTAAGCATCTGGAGTGCGCTGAGCTGGACCGTTACGCCTGTACAGAATAGTCTCATTATCAAAACTTCGCCGGAAACAGCCGAAACGCTAATCAGCACGAATTCAGGTATTGCCCATGCAGGTATTGCACTGGGTACCTATATCGGCGGCATGGTGATCGATCACTCATCGATTCTGAATACTGGATGGGTTGGTTCTGTTCTGATTCTGCTTGGTTTGGTGTCTGCCATCTATGCCATTAGCGTTAAGGAAAAAACCGTTCAGGCGGTTGCTTAG
- a CDS encoding sugar O-acetyltransferase, which translates to MTEKEKSQLGLLYNANYDQELIEERLHAKGLCYDYNQLHPAKINEREALIKKLLGKTTDRFLIEQPFVCDYGYNIEIGENFYSNHNIVMLDGGKISFGDNVFVAPNCGFYTAGHPYDVEQRNEGLEIVGPITVGNNVWIGGGVTVLAGVTIGDNTIIGAGSVVTKSIPSGVIAAGNPCRVIRKITEEDKTKYSRDVVKNI; encoded by the coding sequence ATGACTGAAAAAGAAAAATCTCAATTAGGGCTCTTGTATAATGCCAATTATGATCAAGAGTTAATTGAAGAGCGTTTACATGCCAAAGGGCTTTGTTACGATTATAACCAGCTCCATCCAGCCAAGATCAATGAAAGAGAAGCGTTAATTAAGAAACTGCTGGGGAAAACGACGGATCGTTTCCTGATTGAACAGCCATTTGTATGTGATTACGGCTATAATATTGAAATTGGTGAGAACTTCTATAGCAATCATAATATTGTCATGCTGGATGGAGGAAAAATCAGTTTTGGAGATAATGTTTTTGTTGCTCCCAATTGTGGATTTTATACAGCAGGCCACCCTTATGATGTTGAGCAGCGCAATGAAGGTCTGGAGATCGTTGGGCCCATCACGGTGGGCAATAATGTGTGGATCGGTGGCGGTGTGACCGTTCTTGCCGGTGTGACGATTGGAGATAATACGATCATCGGCGCAGGGAGCGTAGTGACCAAGAGTATACCGTCTGGTGTGATTGCTGCGGGTAATCCTTGCAGGGTCATTCGCAAGATAACAGAAGAAGACAAAACAAAGTACAGCAGGGATGTAGTGAAGAACATCTAG
- a CDS encoding glycoside hydrolase family 1 protein: MSNSQNHTYQFPENFLWGGAIAANQAEGAYNQGGKGLSTQDVAPKGIMGPITEEPNEDNMKLIGIDLYHRYKEDVKLFAEMGFKVFRTSIAWSRIFPKGDELEPNEEGLQFYDDLFDECHKYGIEPLVTLSHYETPLHLSKEYDGWVNRKMVGFYERYVTAVFKRYKNKVKYWLTFNEINSILEAPFMSGGIYTPKEKLSKQDLYQAIHHEFVASASAVKLCHEIIPTAQIGCMMLSMPTYPLTPNPDDMIKVMEFEHSNYFFGDVHVRGRYPGYMKRYFRENGIEIQMEAGDEEMLLNTVDFISFSYYMSICQTADPEKQIAGEGNLLGGVPNPYLPASEWGWQIDPQGLRYVLNMFYDRYQKPLFIVENGLGAVDELITGADGEKTVEDDYRIQYLNDHLVQVGEAIEDGVEIMGYTSWGCIDVVSASSAQLKKRYGYIYVDRHDDGSGTLERYRKKSFHWYKEVISSNGKSLQR; encoded by the coding sequence ATGAGCAACTCTCAAAATCATACTTATCAATTCCCGGAAAATTTCCTGTGGGGTGGTGCAATTGCAGCCAACCAGGCTGAAGGTGCATACAATCAAGGCGGCAAAGGATTATCTACACAGGATGTAGCTCCCAAAGGCATCATGGGTCCAATCACGGAAGAACCAAACGAAGATAACATGAAACTGATTGGTATCGATCTGTATCATCGCTACAAGGAAGATGTGAAACTGTTTGCCGAGATGGGCTTCAAGGTATTCCGTACTTCCATCGCCTGGTCCCGGATTTTCCCAAAAGGGGACGAGCTGGAACCAAATGAAGAAGGATTGCAATTCTACGACGATCTGTTTGACGAGTGTCACAAATACGGGATCGAACCACTGGTTACGCTATCCCACTATGAGACTCCTCTTCACTTGTCCAAAGAATACGACGGCTGGGTTAACCGAAAAATGGTTGGATTCTATGAGCGTTATGTAACTGCCGTATTTAAACGTTATAAAAACAAAGTAAAATACTGGCTTACTTTTAACGAAATCAATTCGATTCTTGAAGCACCCTTTATGAGTGGTGGCATCTATACGCCGAAGGAGAAGCTTAGCAAGCAAGATCTCTATCAAGCGATCCATCATGAGTTTGTGGCCAGTGCTTCCGCTGTGAAGCTCTGTCATGAGATCATTCCTACGGCACAGATTGGTTGTATGATGCTCAGTATGCCTACCTATCCGCTGACACCAAATCCAGACGATATGATCAAAGTCATGGAATTCGAACATAGCAACTATTTCTTCGGCGATGTACACGTAAGAGGTCGCTACCCTGGTTATATGAAACGTTACTTCCGTGAAAATGGAATCGAGATTCAGATGGAAGCTGGCGACGAGGAAATGTTGCTGAATACGGTAGACTTTATCTCTTTCAGTTATTACATGAGTATCTGTCAGACAGCAGACCCGGAGAAACAAATCGCAGGTGAAGGTAATCTGCTTGGGGGTGTACCTAACCCTTATCTGCCAGCAAGTGAATGGGGATGGCAGATTGACCCGCAAGGATTGCGTTATGTGCTTAACATGTTCTATGACCGTTATCAAAAACCACTGTTTATTGTAGAGAACGGTCTTGGCGCTGTCGATGAGTTGATTACGGGTGCGGACGGCGAGAAAACAGTCGAAGACGATTACCGAATCCAGTATCTGAATGATCATCTGGTTCAGGTTGGCGAAGCCATTGAAGATGGCGTTGAAATTATGGGTTATACATCATGGGGTTGTATTGATGTGGTCAGTGCGTCTTCTGCCCAGTTGAAAAAACGTTATGGTTATATCTATGTGGATCGTCATGACGATGGATCAGGAACACTCGAACGTTATCGCAAGAAATCCTTCCATTGGTACAAAGAAGTGATCAGCAGTAACGGGAAAAGTTTGCAGCGTTAA
- a CDS encoding LacI family DNA-binding transcriptional regulator, with protein MSKFDEIMKRSGYSKATVSRVINHSPHVSDEARQIITDIMKQLNYIPNRNAVSLSTGQTKQIGIVTSTTGEIILTFMNQFIDTAMDFGFQTIIYTSRGDPEIELQAFEDLRSKRVDGLVIIACVNDPRKLKAYMEYGPIVSWQRMGNDEIPSVAMDQAEGYKLALEHLVSRGYTRIANAFGRAESLNTQSRREAYESFMKSRGLHVWTEAYQYSVFSSSDGEEAMRRMAEGPELPQAVLCSNDYAAIGILSEARRRNIQVPEQLAIVGFDDIELSRVLGITTIHNPIAEQATQAFHQLWAVLGKMELQTEQLTYQLIERETTGIHKT; from the coding sequence ATGTCCAAGTTTGATGAAATTATGAAGCGGTCCGGTTACTCAAAAGCGACAGTGTCACGAGTGATTAATCATTCTCCGCATGTTAGTGATGAAGCAAGACAGATCATAACGGATATTATGAAACAGTTGAATTATATTCCCAACCGGAATGCGGTCTCGTTATCTACAGGGCAAACAAAGCAGATTGGAATTGTGACCTCTACCACAGGTGAGATCATTCTTACATTCATGAATCAATTCATTGATACAGCCATGGATTTTGGGTTTCAGACGATTATCTATACATCCCGTGGAGATCCGGAGATTGAATTGCAGGCTTTCGAAGATCTGCGTAGTAAACGAGTCGATGGGCTAGTTATTATTGCTTGTGTTAATGATCCTCGGAAATTAAAAGCTTATATGGAGTATGGGCCCATTGTCTCTTGGCAGCGAATGGGGAATGACGAGATTCCATCTGTTGCGATGGATCAGGCAGAGGGGTATAAGTTAGCTCTGGAGCATCTGGTATCAAGAGGATACACCCGAATTGCGAATGCATTTGGCAGGGCTGAGAGTTTGAATACCCAGAGCCGACGTGAAGCCTATGAATCTTTCATGAAGAGCAGAGGGTTGCATGTGTGGACTGAAGCGTATCAATATTCCGTATTCAGCTCCTCCGATGGCGAAGAAGCGATGCGAAGAATGGCTGAGGGGCCAGAACTTCCACAGGCCGTATTATGTTCCAATGATTATGCAGCCATCGGCATTCTTAGTGAAGCACGCAGACGGAATATTCAGGTACCGGAACAACTCGCCATTGTGGGGTTTGATGATATCGAGCTTTCCCGTGTTCTTGGAATCACGACCATACACAATCCGATTGCGGAGCAAGCCACCCAGGCTTTCCATCAATTGTGGGCTGTATTGGGTAAAATGGAGTTGCAGACCGAACAGCTGACATACCAGCTGATTGAGCGTGAGACGACTGGAATCCATAAGACCTGA
- a CDS encoding DUF3817 domain-containing protein, with product MDFMKTVTGRFRIAGIWEGVSLLLLIFIAMPLKYFADISSAVAVMGMIHGILFPLYLIALVHLALVKKWKITRWLMGGLAGLLPFGTFVFESYLRKRDWK from the coding sequence ATGGACTTTATGAAGACAGTGACAGGCCGATTCAGAATTGCGGGCATATGGGAGGGCGTATCCTTACTTCTGTTGATTTTTATTGCTATGCCTCTGAAATATTTTGCAGATATCTCTTCCGCTGTAGCCGTAATGGGCATGATTCATGGTATTTTATTTCCTTTGTACCTTATTGCCCTAGTGCATTTGGCTCTGGTCAAAAAGTGGAAGATAACACGCTGGTTAATGGGTGGACTCGCCGGTCTACTGCCGTTTGGTACTTTTGTATTCGAATCTTATCTTCGGAAGAGAGATTGGAAATAA
- a CDS encoding thioredoxin family protein encodes MKDIHELTSIEMVEETIQQHELFFLYVSRPECSVCHALLPKIRALLEPYPSIYLGHINANDVEEVASKFLIFTVPTMIMLVEQKEYIRADRFVRLERLEEQLQQIHSMYIQDEE; translated from the coding sequence ATGAAAGATATTCATGAGTTAACATCCATAGAAATGGTTGAAGAAACTATTCAACAACATGAATTGTTTTTTTTGTATGTATCTCGTCCAGAGTGCAGTGTATGTCACGCTTTACTCCCCAAGATCAGGGCGTTGCTTGAACCTTATCCATCAATATACCTCGGTCACATTAATGCTAACGACGTGGAAGAGGTTGCATCCAAGTTTCTTATTTTTACCGTTCCAACAATGATCATGCTTGTGGAGCAGAAGGAATATATTCGAGCGGATCGTTTTGTTCGCTTGGAACGTCTGGAAGAGCAGTTGCAACAGATTCACTCCATGTATATCCAAGATGAGGAATAG
- a CDS encoding LacI family DNA-binding transcriptional regulator, with amino-acid sequence MAKITIKDVAREAGVSISTVSNALNGVDVLNPETKSHVLKVAERLNYVPNLNGKLLKSGQTKMLGFFTTSVSGPYFYKLVESMSRECDRLGYGLNVFVTKDKHVIMSNILGRRVDGVIIYEELRIDEQDIIAMEKDKIKAVFLDRVYQSDMMGSVIFDSYVAAYEATKYLIGLGHKKIAYISGVDTMFDSVQRRDGYLAALREYQLPIDEDYIIQGYFEEESTYSAIKSFLHLHPGKRPDAFLAGNDLSAIGCMHALKSEGFEVPKDVSVVGFDDIDIAQYFSPPLTTVRNQIARQGILAINQLVGMIKEKEQGAAQKLAGELVVRGSSHVKIDRKDYRT; translated from the coding sequence ATGGCAAAGATAACGATTAAAGATGTAGCAAGGGAAGCGGGCGTATCCATATCTACGGTCTCCAACGCTTTGAATGGTGTGGATGTCTTGAACCCGGAGACAAAATCACATGTTCTTAAGGTGGCAGAACGTTTAAACTATGTGCCCAATCTGAATGGCAAGCTGTTGAAGTCCGGTCAAACCAAAATGCTTGGTTTTTTCACTACAAGTGTATCGGGTCCGTATTTCTATAAGCTGGTTGAGTCAATGTCTCGTGAATGTGATCGTCTTGGGTATGGTTTGAATGTATTTGTGACCAAGGATAAACACGTTATTATGAGTAATATTCTGGGTCGGCGGGTGGATGGTGTCATTATCTACGAAGAGCTTCGGATCGATGAGCAAGATATTATCGCCATGGAGAAAGACAAGATCAAGGCGGTTTTTCTGGATCGGGTCTATCAGAGTGATATGATGGGAAGTGTCATTTTTGACTCCTACGTGGCGGCTTATGAAGCTACCAAGTATTTAATTGGGCTGGGGCACAAGAAAATTGCTTATATTTCTGGCGTGGACACAATGTTTGACAGTGTGCAGCGTAGAGATGGCTATCTGGCTGCCTTGCGTGAATACCAGCTTCCAATCGATGAAGATTACATTATTCAAGGGTATTTTGAGGAGGAGAGCACGTATAGTGCGATAAAATCTTTTCTTCATTTACACCCCGGCAAGCGGCCTGATGCATTTCTTGCAGGGAATGACTTGAGTGCAATTGGCTGTATGCATGCGTTGAAGTCTGAGGGCTTTGAAGTGCCTAAAGATGTTAGTGTCGTGGGTTTCGATGATATTGATATCGCACAGTATTTTTCCCCACCACTCACAACGGTAAGAAATCAAATTGCAAGACAGGGTATCCTGGCCATCAATCAACTGGTGGGTATGATTAAGGAGAAAGAACAAGGGGCTGCGCAAAAATTGGCGGGTGAGCTGGTGGTTAGAGGTTCAAGCCATGTGAAGATCGACCGGAAAGACTACCGTACATAA
- a CDS encoding ABC transporter permease has product MDKLAVETSTGKNAISPNGKKPIGQRIKEFIVDYRRQWEIQSMIIPGIIFMIIFCYIPIYGLTIAFKNYTVIDTLATAPWVGLDNFRIILSDKYFWDAVVNTLGISFLKLGIGFVIPIILAIMIYELNSGRFKKFVQTVSYLPHFLSWIVLGGMLITWFSTTGLFNQLLLSLGVISQPQNILLDAGKYWWIATLSDIWKEAGWGTILYLAIMAKIDPTYYEAAKIDGASRLRQIWNITLPNMKSIISLNLILTVSGLLGSNLDQTLVLMNSQNRDKAEVINSYVYRMGMSQGDFSYATAVGLGVSIISVILLVTANKITSKLNDNQSVL; this is encoded by the coding sequence GTGGATAAATTAGCCGTAGAGACATCAACCGGTAAAAATGCGATCAGTCCCAATGGGAAGAAACCCATCGGACAACGGATTAAAGAATTCATAGTCGATTATCGGAGACAATGGGAGATTCAATCGATGATTATCCCTGGCATTATCTTTATGATTATTTTCTGTTATATTCCGATTTACGGTTTGACAATTGCCTTCAAAAATTACACGGTCATTGATACGCTGGCTACCGCTCCTTGGGTGGGGCTGGATAATTTCAGAATCATTTTGTCAGACAAATACTTCTGGGATGCAGTCGTGAATACGCTGGGGATCAGTTTTTTGAAATTAGGTATCGGGTTTGTCATTCCGATCATTCTCGCGATCATGATTTACGAGTTAAACAGCGGACGCTTCAAGAAGTTTGTGCAAACGGTTTCATATTTACCTCACTTTTTGTCCTGGATTGTACTTGGGGGAATGCTGATCACCTGGTTTTCAACAACGGGCTTATTTAATCAGTTGTTACTTAGCCTGGGAGTGATCTCGCAACCGCAGAATATCTTGCTGGATGCAGGCAAGTATTGGTGGATTGCTACGTTATCGGATATTTGGAAAGAAGCAGGTTGGGGAACAATTCTGTATCTGGCAATCATGGCAAAGATTGACCCAACGTATTATGAAGCTGCCAAAATCGATGGTGCAAGCCGTCTCAGACAGATCTGGAATATCACATTGCCTAACATGAAATCAATCATCAGCTTAAATCTGATTCTAACTGTAAGCGGTTTATTGGGATCGAATCTGGATCAAACGCTGGTTCTCATGAACTCCCAGAACCGTGACAAAGCGGAAGTTATCAATTCGTACGTCTATCGTATGGGGATGTCTCAGGGTGACTTTTCATATGCAACGGCAGTTGGCTTGGGTGTCTCAATCATCTCTGTCATTTTACTCGTCACGGCAAACAAAATCACAAGCAAATTAAACGATAATCAATCTGTGTTGTAG
- a CDS encoding carbohydrate ABC transporter permease produces MNGKVAKEDLDSRIFDTLNMILLIICTIVILVPLWNVIISSFSSGKALAEGGFIFWSPEFSLENYRAVFNDQGIWQAFFISVSKTTIGVVTHVFFCAMVGYGLSKKYIRGRKLYVAMGVITMFFSGGMIPTYLLIKSLGLLNSFWVYIIPALFSFYDVVILMNFFRNVPDSLEESAKIDGAGDWHIFLKIFIPLSMPAMATIALFNGVGQWNDFMTTKLYITDQSLYPLQMMLYEIIVQSQTQSMQNVGGSAVIETTTKGVQLATIVITTLPIVLIYPIVQRYFISGMMLGAVKE; encoded by the coding sequence ATGAATGGAAAGGTGGCAAAAGAAGATCTCGATAGTCGGATCTTTGATACGTTAAATATGATTTTGCTAATCATCTGTACGATCGTTATTCTGGTTCCGCTCTGGAATGTCATCATCTCTTCCTTTAGTTCAGGCAAGGCACTGGCGGAAGGTGGATTCATCTTCTGGTCACCGGAATTCTCGCTGGAGAATTACAGAGCTGTATTCAATGATCAGGGCATCTGGCAGGCCTTCTTCATATCGGTTTCCAAAACAACGATTGGCGTTGTTACACATGTGTTCTTCTGCGCCATGGTTGGTTACGGTCTGAGCAAAAAGTACATAAGAGGCCGTAAATTATACGTTGCCATGGGTGTTATTACAATGTTCTTCTCGGGCGGTATGATCCCGACATATCTGTTAATTAAATCACTTGGCTTGCTTAACAGCTTCTGGGTGTACATTATTCCGGCGTTATTCAGTTTCTATGATGTCGTGATTCTGATGAATTTCTTCCGGAATGTCCCGGATTCTCTGGAAGAATCGGCCAAGATTGATGGCGCAGGGGATTGGCATATTTTCCTGAAAATCTTCATTCCACTCTCCATGCCTGCCATGGCTACAATTGCGCTATTTAATGGGGTGGGGCAATGGAACGACTTCATGACAACCAAGTTATACATTACCGATCAGTCACTGTATCCACTTCAGATGATGTTGTATGAGATTATCGTTCAGTCCCAGACCCAATCCATGCAAAATGTCGGGGGTTCGGCTGTCATTGAAACAACGACCAAAGGCGTGCAGTTGGCCACCATTGTCATTACAACACTCCCTATTGTGCTGATCTATCCCATCGTTCAGAGATACTTTATCTCGGGAATGATGCTGGGTGCGGTCAAGGAATAA
- a CDS encoding sugar ABC transporter substrate-binding protein has protein sequence MLKLNKASGKKGIKLLATLLTAVLMITGCSGGSGGSSEGNWVSIEDRYTVDPEKPAWQLDKKEEATDLTWYVNADWWNTDFGKDIVTKKIKEDLNINIKFITGDDTKLNTFFAGGDMPDLLTVFDSNSPVVQKAATWAMPLNDLAEKYDPYFNKVAAADTLNWFQLADGKTYGYPNYSNTQEDYDSGNIPAKTAFIIRKDVYEALGSPVIGTPEEFQNVMKRIKQEFPALIPFGFNAVGEGTGSLGDTLQDFIGVPLENENGEFYDRNLDEDYLTWLKTLNTVYREGNISDDSFADDGTAFEEKVKSGKYATMLLDGTPQQGGNLQIYMSANPGKEYVAIDGPQSTKGNAPTLNQSGITGWMINFISKDCKDPAKAIQIFTYLLSEEGQTLMNYGIEGETYQTKADGSVELLPAVKDLQLNNADQFKKDYRMGEFMFFGHDRHKALSADAFPEAIKQMQEWGKGKLKPHFILENISPDQGTPEARALSAINTKWNTTLVSMVRSKDDASYDNALASYKSFLGENRWEEIVKVRSEKMKLNKEKLGTQ, from the coding sequence ATGTTGAAGTTGAACAAGGCATCAGGCAAAAAAGGGATTAAATTGCTCGCAACACTGCTTACAGCCGTACTTATGATTACAGGTTGCAGCGGTGGATCTGGGGGCTCCAGTGAAGGAAACTGGGTATCCATTGAAGATCGTTATACGGTCGACCCGGAAAAGCCAGCTTGGCAGTTGGATAAAAAGGAAGAGGCTACCGACCTGACATGGTACGTCAATGCGGACTGGTGGAACACTGATTTTGGCAAGGACATTGTTACCAAGAAAATCAAAGAGGATCTGAACATCAATATTAAATTCATCACGGGTGATGATACCAAGTTAAACACCTTTTTCGCCGGTGGAGATATGCCTGACTTGCTGACCGTATTTGATTCCAATTCTCCTGTGGTACAAAAAGCTGCAACCTGGGCAATGCCGCTAAACGATCTGGCAGAAAAATATGATCCTTACTTCAATAAAGTTGCGGCTGCCGATACATTGAACTGGTTCCAATTGGCGGATGGCAAAACCTATGGTTACCCAAACTATTCTAATACACAGGAGGATTATGATAGCGGTAACATTCCTGCCAAAACGGCATTTATCATTCGTAAAGATGTGTACGAAGCTTTGGGTAGTCCGGTCATTGGAACGCCAGAAGAATTCCAGAATGTGATGAAACGAATTAAGCAAGAGTTCCCTGCGCTGATTCCATTCGGCTTTAATGCCGTAGGAGAAGGAACGGGTTCACTCGGAGATACGTTGCAAGACTTCATTGGTGTTCCGCTTGAGAACGAGAATGGAGAATTCTATGATCGTAATCTGGATGAAGATTACCTCACGTGGTTGAAAACATTGAACACCGTGTATAGAGAAGGCAATATCAGTGATGACAGTTTTGCGGATGATGGTACGGCTTTTGAAGAGAAAGTGAAATCGGGTAAATATGCAACGATGCTGCTCGACGGTACACCTCAACAAGGAGGAAACCTGCAAATCTACATGAGTGCCAATCCAGGCAAAGAATATGTTGCTATCGATGGACCGCAGAGCACCAAAGGCAATGCACCAACATTGAATCAATCCGGAATAACCGGGTGGATGATCAATTTCATTTCCAAGGACTGTAAAGATCCGGCCAAGGCCATTCAGATATTCACATACTTGCTGAGTGAAGAAGGACAGACGCTTATGAATTACGGGATCGAGGGGGAAACCTACCAAACCAAAGCTGACGGTAGTGTAGAATTGCTGCCAGCAGTGAAAGACCTGCAACTCAATAACGCGGATCAATTCAAAAAGGATTATCGGATGGGTGAATTTATGTTCTTCGGTCATGACCGTCACAAAGCACTCAGTGCAGATGCTTTTCCGGAAGCGATTAAACAGATGCAGGAGTGGGGTAAAGGCAAGCTAAAACCACACTTCATTCTGGAGAATATTAGCCCGGATCAAGGTACACCTGAAGCTCGTGCGTTGTCAGCAATCAATACGAAGTGGAATACAACATTGGTCAGTATGGTACGTTCCAAGGATGATGCCTCGTATGACAATGCACTGGCTTCTTACAAGTCATTTTTAGGTGAGAACCGTTGGGAAGAGATTGTGAAGGTACGCAGTGAAAAGATGAAACTGAACAAAGAGAAACTAGGCACTCAATAA